TCTTTGACCGTGATGACCAGCAGGGAGAACCACTTTCCACAGCAGATTTCCCCCTAAGGTTGGAGGCCGGCCAGAAACACCAATACCTCACGGCCCACCTGCCCAACGGCGAGTTGTGGTCGCCGGAAAGCCCAAAGTTGTACCACCTGGTGGCCCAGCTCATTGACAACAACGGGTATGCGGCAGAGATACAGGCGCATTTCGGGCTCCGTAAGTTTGAGGCCCGGGGCCGACACCTGTACCTCAACAACAAGGAAATTTACATTGACGGCATTCTCTACCAGCCTGGTACCGCCACGTATGAAGAGATGCAACGGCACATGTACGCCATGAAAAAACTGGGGTGCAACCTGGTGCGGGTGCACATTGCGGGCGTTGACCCCAGAATCTACAACCTGGCAGATGAGATTGGCATGCTCCTCTGGGTAGAAGTGCCTAGTCCGCATAGTTCTACCAATCGCAGCCGCGAAAATCACAATGCCGAGCTTTTGCGCATGCTGGCCCTCATTGAAACCAACCCCTCTGTAATCATCTGGAGTTTGTACAATGAAGACTGGGGCGCGCAGGACATTGCCACCAACCCCGAAACCCGCCAATACATCATGGACACCTTCCATTTCATGAAAATCAGGTATCCGCAGTTCTTGGTGGTAGACAATGACGGCTGGCAGCACATCTCCTATGAAGGCAAGCTCAAGTCTGACCTCCTCACCGCCCACGTGTACACCCCTGAGGTAGACCGCTGGTGCGAGGTGCTGGACCAGATCACCGGCGGCCAAATGGAAGGCGTAGCGGCGTTCCCACTGGTGGTAGGCGACCCTTACTTCTACCGAGGACAGTCACCAGTCATCATCAGTGAATGGGGAGGCTTCGGGTTTTCTGACTACGGCGGACCCAATGACCTGGAAGAACGCGCCAACCGCATAAAGGTCTTTAAGCAGGAGATGCGCAAACGCAACATTGCCGGCGACGTCTACACCCAGGCCACCAACATTGAAGATGAACGCAACGGTCTGCTAGACATGCACACCGGTGAACTGTTCGTCCCCGAAAACCTGCTCAACTCCCGCCAACAAGAAGGCGCTTAACTATTCTTAGTGTTGATTCCATCAAGAGAGCCGTTCCTACCCAGGAGCGGCTCTCTCGTTTTTGGGCTCTTTTCAGGAAAACAGGCCAAAAACGACATAAGGAAAAATAGTTTGAGAACTATATTCTATCTTGTTGAGGCGGCCAGGGTCATTTGCTACAATTTGTGTTCGCAGGAAATTGACCTTGGTTTAACCGTTAGATTATCAGAAATGAGAAAAATAGCAGAAAGCAAGCATCGTCCCGCATCTACGTGCACAGGTT
The nucleotide sequence above comes from Nibribacter ruber. Encoded proteins:
- a CDS encoding glycoside hydrolase family 2 protein encodes the protein MDPIQPNFSVTESSEESLASKQNQNPLPRAVLRPNSHYLLDGEWSFAIDPDDRGLREGWYLGHRYEHTAHWPGSVEEHMAAAKGHVQIPAWQDKVVAWYEREFERPQKSANHSPTMFQITFGACGYETRVWLNGRLLHTIDGSDVHYGEYTSFSYELNEEHLLPVNHLTVRIADTMDAEIPRGKQESHVYKRGGIWYQTYTGAVRSVWLETVERNRLRSRVGVISIIEDSLVRFGITTRIHDPGQYTLRLKIFDRDDQQGEPLSTADFPLRLEAGQKHQYLTAHLPNGELWSPESPKLYHLVAQLIDNNGYAAEIQAHFGLRKFEARGRHLYLNNKEIYIDGILYQPGTATYEEMQRHMYAMKKLGCNLVRVHIAGVDPRIYNLADEIGMLLWVEVPSPHSSTNRSRENHNAELLRMLALIETNPSVIIWSLYNEDWGAQDIATNPETRQYIMDTFHFMKIRYPQFLVVDNDGWQHISYEGKLKSDLLTAHVYTPEVDRWCEVLDQITGGQMEGVAAFPLVVGDPYFYRGQSPVIISEWGGFGFSDYGGPNDLEERANRIKVFKQEMRKRNIAGDVYTQATNIEDERNGLLDMHTGELFVPENLLNSRQQEGA